Proteins from a genomic interval of Nocardia sp. BMG51109:
- a CDS encoding SDR family oxidoreductase, whose protein sequence is MKFDGNRVLLTGASGGLGGAIARELSRHGAEMILTGRKESALRLLAKECGGEVIPADLAERDAAERLAAAAGPIDVLVGNAGLPCSGLLTDLSVPEMDRALNVNLRAHMILARQLIGPMRERGRGHLVFMSSLSGKTASPRASVYNATKFALRGFGLALREELRPAGIGVSTIFPGFVADAGLFADAGLVRLPRYVRTVTSAQVAAAVVRAVEKNVGEIDVASSSLRWGARFGAAAPMLSAKVQRWSGADRITAEIAAGQTDKR, encoded by the coding sequence GTCCCGCCACGGTGCGGAGATGATATTGACCGGCCGCAAGGAGTCCGCGCTGCGCCTGCTCGCGAAGGAATGCGGCGGCGAGGTGATACCCGCGGATCTGGCCGAGCGGGATGCCGCGGAGCGGCTCGCCGCCGCCGCGGGCCCGATCGACGTGCTGGTCGGCAATGCGGGACTGCCGTGCAGCGGGCTGCTGACGGATCTGTCGGTGCCGGAGATGGACCGCGCCCTGAACGTCAACCTGCGCGCGCACATGATCCTCGCCCGGCAGCTGATCGGCCCGATGCGGGAGCGCGGCCGCGGGCACCTGGTGTTCATGTCGTCGCTGTCCGGGAAGACGGCGTCGCCCCGGGCCTCGGTCTACAACGCCACCAAGTTCGCCCTGCGCGGATTCGGCCTGGCCCTGCGGGAGGAACTGCGCCCCGCGGGAATCGGGGTGTCGACGATATTTCCCGGATTCGTCGCCGACGCCGGTCTGTTCGCCGATGCCGGCCTGGTCCGGCTGCCGCGGTACGTCCGGACGGTGACCTCCGCGCAGGTCGCCGCCGCGGTCGTCCGGGCCGTGGAGAAGAACGTCGGCGAAATAGATGTCGCATCCTCGAGCCTGCGATGGGGCGCTCGTTTCGGCGCGGCCGCGCCGATGCTGTCGGCGAAGGTACAGCGATGGTCCGGCGCGGACCGGATCACCGCGGAAATCGCCGCCGGACAGACGGATAAACGGTAG